One Spirochaetota bacterium genomic region harbors:
- the lysS gene encoding lysine--tRNA ligase, with protein MGDEINDLVRQRIEKIAQYRQKGINPYPPRYRRTHAAEEAKSEFREDEKPRVSVAGRLRSKRVMGKASFAHLEDQSGSIQLYARRDDIGEENYDLFKSLDLGDIVGIEGFVFKTNQGEVSIHVEKLTLLAKCIRPLPSVKEKDGVLFDEFADREMRYRQRYVDLIVTPKTRQDFIMRSRIITGMREFLTRRGYIEVETPMMQAIPGGAAARPFSTHHNALDIDLYLRIAPELYLKRLLVGGFEKVFELNRNFRNEGISTRHNPEFTMLELYEAYADYETMMHIAEEMVSELSEKLLGSMKLEYQGSTLDFTPPWQRVSFVGLIKKYSGLDFASFASADEARSAAESIGIRAPEKMGKWEIAGEVFEEKVEPNLVQPVFVTDYPRELSPLSKAREDDPDFVERFELFIAGREMSNAFSELNDPFDQKSRFEDQVRKREAGDDEAQMMDYDYINALEYGMPPAGGMGIGIDRLVMLFVNTASIKDTILFPLLRPEGK; from the coding sequence GGGCGATGAGATTAACGACCTGGTACGCCAGCGTATCGAGAAAATAGCGCAGTACAGGCAAAAGGGCATCAATCCTTATCCGCCGCGTTACCGGCGCACGCACGCCGCGGAGGAAGCGAAAAGCGAGTTCAGGGAGGATGAAAAACCACGGGTGAGCGTGGCCGGGAGGCTGCGCTCAAAACGGGTTATGGGCAAGGCCTCGTTCGCCCATCTCGAGGACCAGTCAGGCTCAATCCAGCTCTACGCCCGCAGGGACGATATCGGCGAGGAGAACTACGATCTGTTCAAGTCTCTCGACCTGGGCGACATTGTCGGCATTGAGGGCTTCGTCTTCAAGACCAACCAGGGGGAGGTCAGCATCCACGTCGAAAAGCTCACGCTGCTCGCCAAATGCATCCGCCCGCTCCCGTCGGTCAAGGAGAAGGACGGCGTGCTCTTCGATGAGTTCGCCGACCGGGAGATGCGCTACCGCCAGCGCTACGTGGACCTCATCGTCACGCCCAAGACGCGCCAGGACTTCATCATGCGAAGCCGGATAATCACCGGAATGCGCGAGTTCCTCACGCGCCGCGGTTATATCGAGGTCGAGACGCCGATGATGCAGGCCATACCCGGCGGCGCCGCCGCGCGTCCATTCAGCACGCACCATAACGCGCTGGACATCGATCTCTATCTTCGTATCGCACCCGAGCTGTATCTGAAGCGCCTTCTGGTGGGCGGGTTCGAGAAGGTGTTCGAACTCAACAGGAATTTCCGCAACGAGGGCATTTCCACCCGGCACAATCCCGAGTTCACCATGCTCGAACTCTACGAGGCGTACGCCGACTACGAGACGATGATGCACATCGCCGAGGAGATGGTATCAGAGCTGTCGGAGAAGCTTCTGGGATCCATGAAGCTGGAGTACCAGGGGTCGACACTCGACTTCACGCCGCCATGGCAGCGGGTGTCTTTCGTCGGTCTCATAAAAAAATATTCGGGGCTCGATTTCGCTTCCTTTGCGTCGGCCGACGAAGCGCGCAGCGCGGCCGAATCGATCGGCATCAGGGCGCCGGAAAAGATGGGCAAATGGGAAATAGCGGGCGAGGTCTTCGAGGAGAAGGTGGAGCCCAATCTGGTGCAGCCGGTATTCGTGACCGATTATCCGCGGGAACTCTCGCCCCTTTCCAAGGCGCGCGAGGACGATCCCGATTTCGTTGAACGCTTCGAATTGTTCATAGCCGGTCGCGAGATGTCGAACGCCTTCAGCGAGCTCAATGATCCCTTTGACCAGAAGTCCCGTTTCGAGGACCAGGTGCGCAAGAGGGAGGCCGGAGACGACGAGGCCCAGATGATGGACTACGATTACATCAACGCGCTCGAGTACGGCATGCCGCCGGCGGGCGGTATGGGCATAGGCATCGATAGACTGGTCATGCTTTTCGTGAACACGGCATCGATCAAGGACACGATCCTCTTTCCACTGCTTCGCCCTGAAGGGAAATAG
- a CDS encoding YqaA family protein — MPVHYTRERYGWNLHRFLYDWVLAWAESPFGAIALFILALAESSFFPIPPDVLLIALVLGAREKAWRYAAICSIASIMGGMLGYAIGYALWYTGGDFSSIAMFFFEYIPGFTVDEFNRVAALYEEFGFWIVFTAGFTPLPYKVITITAGVAKIDLGIFVVASLVSRSLRFFLVAGLIWKFGSPIREFIEKRFNLLAIVFVVLLVGGFAVIKYAF, encoded by the coding sequence ATGCCAGTTCACTATACCAGGGAGCGTTACGGCTGGAATCTCCACCGCTTTCTTTACGACTGGGTGCTTGCTTGGGCAGAGTCGCCCTTCGGCGCGATCGCGCTGTTCATCCTGGCCCTCGCCGAGTCGTCGTTTTTCCCGATCCCTCCCGACGTCCTGCTGATTGCGCTGGTTCTCGGTGCCCGTGAAAAAGCGTGGAGGTATGCGGCCATCTGCTCGATTGCCTCGATTATGGGCGGGATGTTGGGATATGCCATCGGTTATGCCCTCTGGTATACCGGCGGCGATTTTTCATCCATCGCAATGTTCTTTTTCGAGTATATTCCCGGTTTCACGGTTGACGAGTTCAACCGGGTGGCGGCGCTGTACGAGGAGTTCGGTTTCTGGATTGTCTTTACCGCCGGGTTTACCCCGCTTCCCTACAAGGTGATCACCATAACCGCGGGGGTAGCGAAGATAGACCTCGGGATCTTCGTCGTCGCGTCGCTGGTGAGCCGTTCGCTGCGATTTTTTCTTGTCGCTGGACTTATCTGGAAATTCGGCTCCCCGATAAGGGAATTCATCGAAAAGCGGTTCAATCTACTGGCGATAGTCTTCGTCGTACTTCTTGTCGGTGGATTTGCGGTGATTAAATACGCATTCTGA
- the gpmA gene encoding 2,3-diphosphoglycerate-dependent phosphoglycerate mutase, protein MHKLVLLRHGESDWNRENRFTGWTDVGLSEKGVAEARSAATLLGDGGFIFDQAFTSVLRRAIQTLNIVLDEMDLLWIPVAKSWRLNERHYGALQGLNKAETAAQYGDGQVHLWRRSYDVPPPHLDSNDPRHPRHDPRYADVPPGEIPAGECLADTVRRFMPLWDDAIRPSVLSGRRVIIAAHGNSLRALVKHLDGMSDGAIAELNIPTGIPLVYELDEKLVPIRHYYLGDEDAARKAAEAVAAQAKKK, encoded by the coding sequence ATGCATAAACTTGTTCTTCTTCGCCATGGAGAGAGCGACTGGAACAGGGAAAACCGTTTCACCGGATGGACCGATGTGGGGCTTTCCGAAAAGGGTGTGGCTGAGGCCCGAAGCGCGGCCACGCTGTTAGGCGATGGTGGCTTCATCTTCGATCAGGCGTTCACCTCGGTGCTCCGTCGGGCCATTCAGACGCTGAACATCGTTCTCGACGAGATGGATTTATTATGGATTCCCGTCGCCAAATCGTGGCGCCTGAACGAACGCCACTACGGGGCGCTGCAGGGACTCAACAAGGCCGAGACCGCGGCACAGTACGGCGACGGGCAGGTGCACCTCTGGCGGAGAAGTTACGACGTCCCGCCGCCGCACCTCGACAGCAACGACCCGCGGCATCCGCGCCACGACCCGCGCTATGCCGATGTTCCGCCCGGCGAGATCCCCGCGGGCGAGTGCCTTGCCGATACGGTGCGGCGTTTCATGCCTCTCTGGGACGATGCCATCAGGCCGTCGGTGCTCTCCGGCAGGCGCGTCATCATCGCCGCCCACGGCAACAGCCTGCGCGCGCTGGTCAAGCACCTCGACGGCATGAGCGACGGGGCGATCGCCGAACTCAACATTCCCACCGGCATTCCCCTCGTCTACGAGCTCGACGAAAAACTCGTGCCTATACGGCATTACTACCTCGGCGATGAGGATGCCGCGCGCAAAGCCGCCGAGGCGGTGGCCGCGCAGGCGAAAAAAAAGTGA
- a CDS encoding D-2-hydroxyacid dehydrogenase — protein sequence MSTEIVFLDAATVDYGDLDFAPLEKLGSLAKYDITRPEDMQARLRGAAVAVTNKCIFDEGLMRNCPDLRLVAVTATGYNNIDIEAAARQGVAVANVPGYSTSSVAQFTMACMLALATRLVEYSAAARDGRWSRSTIYTLGTWPTFELEGKILGIMGMGSIGSEVARLAGAFGMRIIALGRDGVGYTGGWERVGLPEIAERSDVICIHLPLSPMSRGIINADFLSRMKRTAFLINMARGPIVDQAALDLALRSGRIAGAALDVLEQEPPPGNEPLLSAPNCIITPHIAWASVESRRRLIDEVAANIGAFLRGEARNRVT from the coding sequence ATGAGTACGGAGATAGTGTTTCTGGACGCGGCAACAGTCGACTATGGTGACCTCGATTTCGCACCACTTGAAAAATTAGGGAGCCTGGCGAAGTACGACATCACCCGTCCCGAGGACATGCAGGCCAGGCTTCGGGGGGCGGCCGTGGCCGTCACCAACAAGTGCATATTCGACGAAGGGCTTATGCGGAATTGTCCGGATCTGCGACTTGTCGCGGTTACGGCGACCGGCTACAACAATATCGACATCGAGGCCGCCGCCCGTCAAGGAGTCGCCGTGGCGAACGTACCGGGCTATTCCACATCGTCGGTCGCGCAGTTCACCATGGCGTGCATGCTCGCGCTCGCCACGCGCCTTGTCGAGTACAGTGCGGCGGCCCGGGACGGAAGGTGGAGCCGTTCGACCATCTACACGCTGGGCACCTGGCCGACCTTCGAGCTTGAGGGGAAGATTCTCGGCATTATGGGGATGGGCTCCATCGGAAGCGAGGTAGCCCGTCTTGCCGGCGCCTTCGGTATGCGGATCATCGCGCTCGGACGCGATGGTGTGGGGTATACCGGCGGTTGGGAGCGCGTGGGCTTGCCCGAAATCGCCGAACGATCGGATGTTATATGCATACACCTGCCGCTGAGCCCCATGTCGCGGGGTATTATCAACGCCGATTTCCTGTCGCGCATGAAGCGAACGGCCTTTCTCATCAATATGGCGCGCGGGCCGATCGTCGACCAGGCGGCGCTGGATCTGGCGCTCCGGTCGGGGAGAATTGCCGGCGCGGCGCTTGACGTACTGGAACAGGAACCTCCGCCCGGGAACGAACCCCTGCTTTCAGCGCCCAACTGCATTATCACGCCGCACATCGCGTGGGCGAGCGTGGAATCGAGACGCCGCCTGATAGATGAGGTCGCGGCGAATATAGGGGCATTTTTACGCGGGGAGGCGCGCAACAGGGTGACCTGA
- a CDS encoding 3-hydroxyacyl-CoA dehydrogenase NAD-binding domain-containing protein: MEVFGIVGAGIMGSDLAIFFAESGYRVILNDSDAHRLDAAREKIHDRLTGYERKGRLDATRMAELESRVETTGNLKAFIEADIIIECVTEDLGIKKDVFAELDRICRPGVVLASNTSSMSITAIAAATKRPESVIGLHFMNPVRAMRLVEIICGLATTRETFETAKQIVKKAGKEYVESRDYPGFIANRILMPMINEAIFALYEGAGTVEAIDKVMKLGMNQPMGPLELADMVGLDIVLAILDELYKGFGDTKYRPCPLLKKYVAAGYMGKKSGRGFYTY, translated from the coding sequence ATGGAAGTTTTCGGCATTGTCGGTGCGGGGATCATGGGTAGCGACCTTGCGATATTTTTCGCGGAGTCGGGGTACCGCGTCATTCTGAATGATAGCGACGCGCACAGGCTTGATGCCGCCCGCGAGAAAATTCACGACCGCCTGACAGGGTACGAGAGAAAGGGCAGACTCGACGCAACGCGCATGGCCGAGCTTGAATCGCGTGTTGAGACCACGGGGAATCTGAAAGCGTTTATAGAGGCCGACATCATTATAGAGTGCGTCACCGAGGACCTCGGCATTAAGAAAGACGTATTCGCCGAACTGGACCGTATCTGCCGCCCGGGCGTTGTCCTCGCCTCGAACACCTCGTCGATGTCCATCACCGCAATCGCGGCGGCGACGAAACGGCCGGAGTCGGTCATCGGCTTGCATTTTATGAATCCGGTCAGGGCCATGCGTCTGGTCGAGATCATATGCGGGCTGGCCACCACGCGTGAGACCTTCGAAACGGCGAAACAGATAGTAAAAAAGGCCGGAAAGGAGTACGTTGAATCGCGCGATTATCCTGGTTTTATCGCGAACAGGATCCTGATGCCCATGATCAACGAGGCTATTTTCGCCCTGTACGAGGGCGCGGGGACCGTAGAGGCGATCGACAAGGTCATGAAGCTCGGGATGAACCAGCCGATGGGACCGCTCGAGCTCGCGGACATGGTGGGGCTCGATATCGTGCTGGCCATACTCGACGAGCTCTACAAAGGGTTTGGCGACACCAAGTACCGCCCGTGCCCGCTTTTAAAGAAATATGTGGCGGCGGGATACATGGGGAAAAAGTCGGGCAGGGGGTTTTATACCTATTGA
- a CDS encoding M28 family peptidase gives MINDYFPAEYRVKKSIVRNAREILHFLSVELGERTLRRYENLEGAARFIREKFAAGGNPIVDEDYEVEGCRVSNIRTEIPGSGSPEGIIVIGAHYDTIEDTPGADDNATGIAGLLELFRLLSPFRFKRTLRFVAFTLEEPPHFSGDNMGSMVCARCAREREDNIELMICLEMLGYANRRYEQNVPFRDMAKHLPRRGDFLAVVSLPSSASYAYAWKQVYNRFARRDIVDIVGPSSIPGINHSDHYSFNRHGYPAIMLTDTAFYRNKNYHTGEDTFDTINFKFLAEHILNSFNTIRVLADCDEIVPPHC, from the coding sequence GTGATCAACGACTATTTTCCAGCAGAGTATCGCGTTAAGAAAAGTATCGTCCGCAATGCGCGGGAGATCCTGCACTTCCTCTCGGTGGAACTGGGGGAGCGGACCCTGCGCCGTTATGAAAACCTCGAGGGCGCGGCGCGATTTATCCGCGAGAAGTTCGCGGCCGGAGGAAACCCAATAGTCGACGAGGATTACGAGGTTGAGGGATGCAGGGTGTCGAACATCCGGACCGAAATACCGGGAAGCGGTTCGCCCGAGGGGATCATAGTCATCGGGGCGCACTACGATACCATAGAGGACACTCCGGGGGCCGACGACAATGCCACGGGTATCGCCGGGCTCCTGGAGCTGTTCAGGCTCCTTTCACCATTCCGGTTTAAGCGAACGCTTCGTTTCGTCGCCTTTACGCTCGAGGAGCCGCCCCATTTCTCCGGCGACAACATGGGCAGCATGGTGTGCGCCCGCTGCGCAAGGGAGCGCGAGGACAATATAGAGTTGATGATCTGCCTCGAGATGCTCGGTTACGCAAACCGGCGATACGAACAGAATGTGCCGTTTCGGGACATGGCGAAGCATCTTCCCCGACGGGGTGATTTCCTCGCGGTCGTTTCGCTTCCGTCATCGGCGTCGTACGCCTACGCATGGAAACAGGTCTACAACCGGTTCGCCAGGCGCGATATCGTGGACATCGTCGGACCGTCGTCGATCCCGGGAATCAACCACTCCGACCACTATTCGTTCAACAGGCACGGGTATCCGGCAATAATGCTCACCGACACGGCGTTTTACCGGAACAAGAACTACCACACAGGCGAAGACACCTTCGACACCATCAATTTCAAGTTCCTTGCCGAGCACATCCTCAACAGCTTCAACACCATACGCGTCCTCGCCGACTGTGACGAGATCGTCCCGCCTCACTGCTGA